The genome window AGGGGCTGTCGTTTTAGGACGCGCTCTTGCACGTTCTAAACGTAATGTCACCCTTTTTACTGATCCGTTATGTTACCCTGTGGTGAAGGCTGCGAGTCAGGCTATCAATGGGCCAGACATAGTAGCAGTGTCGACATCTGAAGAAATATTGACATCAGATTTCTTTGATGCTTTCGTGTATATTGAACGATTAGGTAAAAATTCTTCAGGTTGTTATCATAATATGCGGGGCAAGGATATTTCACAGTGGACTGCACCTTTAGATGATGCTGTTACGCATGCTTTAAAAAATAAAGTATCAGTACTTGCAGTGGGAGATGGGGGTAACGAGGCCGGAATGGGGGTTTTCTTCCCTGAACTTTCACGATTGTTGCCTGAATTTAAAGATTCCCTATCAATTGTTTCAGCAGATGTAACATTGCCAGTTGATGTGTCGAGTTGGGGAGGATACGCCTTGGCAGCATTACTTTCTCTTTATGAATCTCAATGGCTAGGTCAAACTTCCGAAGAAGAAGAAAAGCTTCTAGCCGCACTTTATGAGGCGGGGGCTGTTGACGGTGTAACAAAAAAGAGGGAGCTTTCCATAGATAGCTTCCCTCTTGATGTGCATATTCGGATTGTTGAGTCATTGTATAACTGGTGGAGAAAGTCTATGA of Aminobacterium sp. MB27-C1 contains these proteins:
- a CDS encoding DUF4392 domain-containing protein, which gives rise to MIEIKELCSLVASDRAARRVSLLCAPELWSRALDLLVASSSLAIVTGFYVPSADAPETDGPSGAVVLGRALARSKRNVTLFTDPLCYPVVKAASQAINGPDIVAVSTSEEILTSDFFDAFVYIERLGKNSSGCYHNMRGKDISQWTAPLDDAVTHALKNKVSVLAVGDGGNEAGMGVFFPELSRLLPEFKDSLSIVSADVTLPVDVSSWGGYALAALLSLYESQWLGQTSEEEEKLLAALYEAGAVDGVTKKRELSIDSFPLDVHIRIVESLYNWWRKSMNLKEERASGVFQ